CCTCGCCTTCGCCGTCACGAGCGTCACCGACTCGCGCGTCATCCTCGACCAGCCGGGCGCAGACCGGTTGATCGGGCAGGGTGACGGGCTCTTCCTTCCGATGGGCGCGTCGAAGGCGGTCCGCGTGCAGGGGGCGTGGGTCGCCGAGAGCGAGATCGAGAAGGTCGTCGCGCACGTCAAGAAGCAGGCGCAGCCGGAGTACCGCTCCGATGTCCAGGCGGTCGCGGAGAAGAAAGAGATCGATGCCGACATCGGCGACGATCTCGAGCTGTTGCTGGCTGCGGCGGAGCAGATCATCTCGACCCAGTTCGGCTCGACGTCGATGCTGCAGCGCAAGCTCCGCGTCGGCTTCGCGAAGGCGGGCCGCCTGATGGACCTCCTCGAGTCTCGCGAGATCGTGGGCCCGTCCGAGGGTTCGAAGGCTCGTGACGTGCTGGTCACGCCCGAGCAGTTGCCGACCGTACTCGCCCGACTCCGCGGCGTAGATCCGCCCGCCGGGGCCGCCTCCGGTGGATCGTCGGATGCCGTGGAAGCCCAGTTCGACGGGTACGAGGTCGTGGACGGCGACGCGGGAGATGAGGATGCCTGGGGCCTCACGGGACGCGATTGACCGGTTCGCGGTGGAACCGGCTCGGATAGGCTCGGCGACGTGACGATCCCTCGGCAGCTCCCCAACGCGATCACGATCGTTCGGATCCTCTGCGCCCCTGTCTTCGTCTGGATGCTCCTGGCGGACGACGGTGCCGACGGCCCTCTTCGATGGGGCGCGGCGGCGCTGTTCGTCGTCGCGATCGCGACAGACGGCATCGACGGCTACCTCGCGCGCCGGCACGACATCGTCACCGATCTCGGCAAGCTGCTCGATCCGATCGCCGACAAGGTGCTGACCGGCGCGGCGTTCGTGGGGCTGTCCCTCCTCGGCGAACTGGACTGGTGGATCACGATCCTCGTCCTGGTGCGGGAGGTGGGGATCACGGTGCATCGACTCGTCGTCGCGAGCGATCATGTGGTGGCCGCCGCGTGGATGGGAAAGCTCAAGACGGTCGCTCAGGCGGTCGCCCTCTCGCTCGCGCTGCTGCCGTTGTGGACGGTGGTCGGCGAGTGGATCCACGTCGTCAACGCGGTCGCCATGACCGTCGCGGTGGTCCTCACCGTGGCGAGCGGTCTCGACTACGCCCTCACCGAAATCCGCGGCGCGCGCTCGACACGGAGGAAGAGCGCATGACGACACGTCGTGAAGCCCGGGCCGCACGTCAGGCGGGGGAGGTGGACGATGTCGAAGCGACGCTCGTGTCGCATGGACGCCCCTCGGATGCCGAACGCCTCGTCAACCGGCTCAAGGAGCTCGGCTGGACCCTCGGGGTCGCGGAGTCTCTGACGGGCGGAGCCGTGGCGGCATCCGTCGTCTCGGTCCCGGGTGCGTCTGCCGTGCTGCGCGGCGGCATCGTCGCCTACGCGACCGACATCAAGCAGACCGTCCTAGGGGTCGATGCGACGCTCCTCGCCGCCCACGGACCCGTGCATCCGCGCGTCGCGCGCCAAATGGCTGAGGGCGCCCGCCGCGTACTCGGACGTGGAGACGACGCGGCCGACGTGGGCATCGCGACGACGGGCATCGCGGGGCCGGTGTCACCCGACGGGCAGCCGGTGGGCACCGTGCACCTGGCGGTCTCGACCCCGCTCGGTTCGCGCGTGGAATCGCTGGTGTTGACCGGCGATCGGCAGGAGATCCGCGCGGAGGCGGCGGCACTCGCCCTGCGTCTCGCGTTCGACGCACTCTGACACCGGGAATAGCCGGTGTTTCTCCTCCGTTACATCTGAGCGATTCCCACCCTTTCTCCAGCACTACGGGGCTAGGGTGACAGCCAAGTGCTGTACCGTGGTCCATCCGCGACCGCGGAATCATCGTCACAGAAGGGGGCCTGACATGATCCTGGTTCGTCAAGAGATCGGTGACGTCCTTCGTGACATGCGCCTGCAGAAGGGCAAGACGCTCCGGCAGGTCGCGGGACGCGCCAGTGTGGCGCTGGGCTACCTCAGCGAGGTAGAGCGCGGTCAGAAGGAAGCCTCCAGCGAGATCCTGGCCGCCGTGGCCGACGCGCTCGATGTGCCCATCTCGACCATCATGCGCGAGGTGGGCGACCGCATCTCCGTCCTCGAGGGGTTGCAGACCTTCCCCGATGTCGTCCCCGACGACCTCGCGTCGCTCGACGAGGACTTCGCGCAGCCCGAGCTGTCCCTGCGCTGAGCGCGGTTTCGTTCCGTTCATGCGTTTGAGTGAGTTCACGCGCGCCGTGACGGCGGAGTTCGGTACGCAGGGCGATGCGCTCGTCTCGGATCTGGCGCTGAGCGCGCTGTCGTATCGCACCGCGTCGCAGGCCCTGACCGACGGGGTCGATACGCGCGAGGTGTGGCTGGCGCTGTGTGCTGAGGCCGATGTCCCGATGGCGCGGCGTCACGGCGTCGGTCGCGTCGAATCTCGTCGGTGACTTTCCGCGTGTCGCATCGAACAGGTGTTCGATAGAGCGTAGTGTCCTCCACAAGAGGTATCGCAGAGAAGTCGTCCCCCGTGAGCCGGAGACGCCCGACAGATGTCGGAACCCCGGCGTAGCGTCGACGGCGTCATCGAGACACCTCCGCCTTGTCGCAGCGTCCCTCCACCGGTGGGAGCGCGACAGCCTACAGGCGACGGAAACGCGAGCACGAAGGAGCACGTCATGCCATCACCCGCAGACCGCGAGAAGGCCCTGGAGTCGGCCCTCGCCCAGATCGACCGCCAATTCGGAAAGGGCTCGGTCATGCGGCTGGGCAGTGACGAGCGTGCACCGGTGGAGGTCATCCCCACCGGTTCCATCGCGCTCGATGTCGCTCTCGGCGTCGGCGGATTGCCGCGTGGTCGAATCATCGAGATCTACGGACCCGAATCATCCGGCAAGACCACTCTGACGCTGCACGCGATCGCCAACGTCCAGCGTGCGGGCGGCATCGCCGCGTTCATCGACGCGGAGCACGCGCTCGACCCCGACTATGCACAGAAGCTCGGGGTCGACATCGACCAGCTGCTGGTATCCCAGCCCGATACGGGTGAGCAGGCGCTCGAGATCGCCGACATGCTCGTGCGGTCGGGGGCAATCGACCTCGTCGTCATCGACTCGGTGGCCGCGCTCGTGCCGAAGGCGGAGATCGAGGGCGAGATGGGAGATTCGCACGTCGGTCTGCAGGCTCGCCTGATGTCGCAAGCACTTCGCAAGCTCACCGGTGGTCTCAACCAGACCAACACCACGATGATCTTCATCAACCAGCTGCGCGAGAAGATCGGTGTGTTCTTCGGATCGCCGGAGACGACCGCGGGAGGAAAGGCGCTGAAGTTCTACGCGTCGGTTCGTCTCGATATCCGTCGCATCGAGACGCTGAAGGACGGCACCGACGCAGTCGGCAACCGTACGCGCGTCAAGGTCGTCAAGAACAAGATGGCTCCGCCCTTCAAGCAGGCAGAGTTCGACATCCTGTACGGGGTCGGCATCTCCCGCGAGGGAAGTCTCATCGACTTCGGCGTCGAGCACACGATCGTCAAGAAGTCGGGTGCGTGGTACACGTACGACGGTGAGCAACTCGGGCAGGGCAAGGAGAACGCTCGCAACTTCTTGATCAAGAACGTCGATGTGGCGGCCGAGATCGAGACGAAGATCAAGCAGAAGCTCGGCATCGGTCAGCCCAAGACGGCGGCGCCCGCAGCCGACGAGCTGGCCGCGCGCCGACCCGCGTGAGCCGGACGAGCGCTCGGTTCATTCATGTTGACGGGGGACTCGCACGGGGGTGGGCCGGACCGGGGGGACCGGCTCGCCCCCGTCATCCCGCTCTTCGGGGCGGGTGAGCGGGCGAATGCGGCCGAGCCGTCTGCTTCACCGCATGCGCGTGCAGGCGACTGGCATCGCAGTTGGATCGTCGACCACACAGAGGCCGAGACCTCGGCGGGGGACGTCCCGTTACTGGAGAGCGATCGGGCCGACGTCAGAAGGCACGCCGAGACGGCCTTACTGACGAAGCTGCGAGGGCGCTCGTTGTCCGAACGCGAGGCGAGAGGCGTGCTGGCGCAGCACGAACTCGACCCGCAGGAGATCGACGCGATCGTGGCGGCGTTTCTCGGGCACGGCTACCTCGATGACATGCGTCTGGCCGAGCAGCTGGTGCACGTGGCGACAGATCGTAAGGCGCAAGGCCGGCACTCGGTCGCACAGACGCTCGCGGCGCGGGGTCTCGGTCGAGAGGTGATTGATGCCGTTCTGGCGGAGCTTCCCGACGACGATGCCGAGCGTGCGTTGGCGTTTGCGCGGCAGAAGGCCCGCAATCTCGTCTCGCTCGATCGGGACACGGCGATGCGGCGTCTGCACGGTCAGTTGGCGCGCCGCGGGTTCGCGGGGAGTCTCGCGATGTCGGCGGCGCGACAGGCGCTCGACGAAGCGGGCGGCCCATCGTCGGGTGTCCGATTCCGCTGACGCGCAACGATGAGTGCGCCGCTCGGTCGGTCGGAGAGGTGAGGGGAGGGTGGCTCGTACAATGGAGCCCATCATGACTTCCCCGTCCTCCGCCCCGACGATCATCGAAAGCTCGCCGGCGTCTATCGCCGCCGACGGTACGGCGCGCACCTATGAGGTGCGCACCTTCGGCTGTCAGATGAACGTGCACGACTCCGAGCGGCTTTCCGGCTCCCTGGAGAGCGCAGGCTACGTCCGCGCGGAGGCCGGCAGCGAGGCCGACGTCGTCGTGATCAACACGTGCGCGGTCCGCGACAATGCCGCCGGCAAGCTGTACGGCACGCTCGGGCACCTCAAGAGCCGCAAAGACCGACACGAAGGCATGCAGATCGCTGTCGGCGGGTGCCTTGCCCAGATGGACAAAGACGCGGTGCTCCAGAAGGCGCCGTGGGTGGATGTCGTCTTCGGTACCCACAACATGGGGTCTCTGCCGGGGATGCTCGAGCGCGCGCGACACAACGGTGATGCGGAACTGGAGATCCTCGAGGCGCTGGAGGTCTTCCCGTCTACGCTGCCGACCAAGCGCGATGCCGTCCACAGCGGCTGGGTCTCGATCTCGGTCGGCTGCAACAACACCTGCACCTTCTGCATCGTCCCGAGCCTCCGCGGCAAGGAGAAGGACCGCCGTCCCGGCGACATCCTCAGCGAGATCAAGCTGCTCGTCGACGACGGCGCGATCGAAGTCACGCTCCTCGGACAGAACGTCAACAGCTACGGCGTGGAGTTCGGCGATCGCCAGGCCTTCGGCAAGCTCCTCCGCGCCGCGGGCGAGATTCCCGGGCTCGAGCGCATCCGGTTCACCAGTCCACACCCCGCCGCCTTCACCGATGACGTCATCGACGCGATGGCCGACACCCCGGCGGTGATGCCGCAGCTGCACATGCCGCTCCAATCCGGGTCCGACCGCATCCTCAAGGCCATGCGCCGCTCGTACCGCAGCGAGCGGTTCCTCGGCATCCTCGATCGCGTGCGTGCCCGCATGCCGCACGCGGCGATCACCACCGACATCATCGTCGGCTTCCCGGGAGAGACCGAGGAGGACTTCCAGGAGACTCTCCGGGTCGTCGAGGAGTCGCGCTTCGCGAGCGCGTTCACCTTCCAGTACTCGATCCGCGAAGGCACCCCCGCAGCCACCATGCCCGACCAGGTGCCGAAGGCCGTCGTCCAAGACCGGTACGAGCGCCTCGTCGCCCTGCAGGAGCGCATCTCGCTCGAGGAGAACCAGCGTCAGCTGGGGCGCGAACTGCAGGTGCTCGTCTCCGCCGGCGAGGGCAAGAAGGATGCCGAGACCCACCGGCTCACCGGACGCGCCGAGGACAACCGCCTCGTCCACTTCGAGCTGCCGGCCGGATCGGCCGTGCCCCGTCCGGGCGATGTCGTCACCGTCACCGTGACGCACGCCGCCCCCTTCCACCTCCTCGCCGACAGCACCGACGGCGGATCGCTGCGCATCCGACGCACTCGCGCAGGGGACGCATGGGATCGGGCGCAGGCAGAGTCGTGCGGCGTCCCCGCGTCCGCTGTCGACGGGGCACCGCGCGCCGTGTCGTTGGGGCTGCCGGCGCTGCGTCCCGCAGGGGCGTGACCACGCCAGGGCCATCCGTTCGGGCAGCCGGCGAATCGACCCGCCTGCCACGCCTGTGGACGGTGGTGGGCGCTACCGGAACCGGCAAGACCGAGCTGTCGCTGCGGCTCGGCGAAGAACTGGCCTCGCGGGGCCGCCCCGCCGAGATCGTCAACGCGGATGCCATGCAGTTCTACCGCGGCATGGACATCGGCACCGCCAAGCTGCCGCCCGCGCAGCGGCGCGGCATCCCGCATCACCTCTTCGACGTCCTCGAGGTGACCGACGAAGCAGCAGTCGCGTGGTACCAGGGCCAGGCACGGGGCGCCATCGAAGCCATCTTCTCCCGCGGCTCGGACGCCATCCTCGTCGGCGGGTCGGGCCTGTACGTGTCCAGCGTCGTCTACGACTTCCGATTCCCGCCACACGACGACGCGCTCCGCGCGCGGTTGGAGGAAGACCTCGCCCGCGAAGGGACGCAGGCCCTGCACGCCCGACTGCGCGCGCTCGACCCCGACACGGCCGACCGCGTCGATCCGCGCAACGGGCGTCGCATCGTGCGCGCACTGGAAGTCCTCGCTCAGGGTGAGCCCACGCACGGCGCGGCCCTCCCCGATACGCCGGTGCTGTGGCATCCGCGCACGACGCTGCTCGGCGTCCATCTCGACCGCGCAGAGCTCGTGGCCCGCCTCGACCGCCGCGTGGAGCAGATGTGGGCGAGCGGGCTCCTCGACGAAGTTCGCCACCTGCAGGGGCTCGGGCTCGCCGACGGACCCACTGCCTCCCGTGCCATCGGGTACGCGCAGGCCGCGGACCAGCTCGATGGACGGCTGACGGAGGCGGAAGCGATCGCCGCCACGCAGTCGCTCACCCGCCGCTATGCCCGTCGGCAGGTGTCCTGGTTCCGTCGGTACCCGGAGATCGCCTGGTATCCGCCCGACACGGACCCCGGTGCGCTGGCAGACTCGACGGCATGACCCTCGACATCCGCGCTTTCGAACTCGCCGACACGGAACCCGTCATCTCGCTGTGGCAGGAGACAGGGCTCACCCGCCCGTGGAACAATCCGCACCAGGACATCGCACGCAAGCTCCGCGTCCAGCCGGAGCTGTTCCTCGTTGCCGTCGACGGCTCTGAGATCGTCGGCTCGGTGATGGCGGGCTATGACGGCCACCGCGGATGGCTCTACTATCTCGCCAGCAGTCCCGATCGCCGGGGCGAAGGCATCGGCCGCCGTCTCGTGGAGCGCGCGGAGGAACTCCTGATCGACCTGGGGTGCCCGAAGGTGCAATTGATGGTGCGCACCGAGAATGTCGAGGTGCACGACTTCTACTCCTCGCTCGGTTTCGAGCCCTTCGAGGTGTGGACGACCGGGAAGCGACTCATCGCGGACTGATGCCCCGCATCCGGCCCGCCTAGACTTGACGGGTGTCCACTGCGCTCACCGTCCCGTTCACCAAGGGCCACGGCACCGGCAACGACTTCGTGATCGTCCCGGATGTCGACGGCGTGCTGTCGCTGAGCGATGGGCAGGTTGCGGCGCTGTGCGACCGCCGGTTCGGCATCGGCGGCGACGGCATCCTGCGGGTCGTGCGCTCCCGAGACCTCCCGGAAGGTGCCGCCACCCCCGACGCGGAGTGGTTCATGGACTACCGGAACGCCGATGGGTCCGCTGCCGAAATGTGCGGCAACGGCATCCGCGTATTTGCGCGCTACCTCGTCGACAGTGGACTCGTCGACCTCCCCGACGGTGCGACGCTCCTCGTGGGCACGCGCGCCGGAACGAAGACGCTGACGCGGAGTGAGGACGGCTTCGAAGTCGACCTCGGCCGGTGGCGCGGCGAGGCAGACGAGGTCACCGTGCGGGCTCGAGGGCTCGACATCCCGCGCCCGGGCCAGGCGATCGATGTCGGCAACCCTCACGTCGTGGTGGCTCTCTCGAGCGCGGACGAGCTCGAGGGGCTCGACCTCACCGTGCAGCCGCGGCTCACACCGGAGCCGCCCGCAGGGGCGAACATCGAGTTCGTCGTCCCTGCCGATCCCCTCGTCGACGACGGCGTCGGTGCGGTGACGATGCGCGTCTTCGAACGTGGTGTGGGTGAGACGCTGTCCTGCGGCACGGGAGTCGCCGCGACGGCGCTCGCGGTGCGGCTGTGGGCGGGTGAGCGAGCCCCGGAACGCTGGCGCGTCGACGTTCCCGGAGGCCGCCTGGGTGTGCGCATCACCCACCACGAAGACGGCGAGCACGTGCTCCTGTCCGGCCCGGCTGTCCTCGTCTACTCGGGACAGGTCACCCTCGCCTGAGCGCGAGGCTCCTCACGCGGTCTCGGTGCCGTCCGGAAGCGGGATGGCTGCGGTCGGCGGCGATCCGTGCCGCCGCACCCTGAGGACCCGGAAGCCGCGACCTGTCGCCGCTCGAGACACGCTGTAGCCGTGCTCCCACGTGGCGGCCAACCAGCGCTGCAGCGAATCGGAGCCGAGATTGCGCTGCACGACGAGCCACGCGTCACTGCGTTCATCGAGCCGCGGTATCCAACGCTCCAGCAGGCCGTGGAGCTCGTGCTTCCCGACCCGGATGGGGGGATTGGACCTTATCGTGCGGAAGGTGACGTCGTCGGGAACATCGTCGGGGAGCGCGGCGTTGATATTGGTAAGGCCGAGGGCGGCAGCATTGCGTCGCACAAGGTCGAGTGCGCGTTCGTTGACATCGACCGCCCACACCGTCGCGTGCGGTGCTTCCAGCGCGAGAGTGAGGGCGATCGGACCCCATCCTGACCCGAGGTCGAGGATGTGGCCTCCCGGGGGCGCGGGCGGCATGTTCGCCAGGAGAACGGCCGTGCCGGAGTCGACATGGTCAGGACTGAAGACGCCGCCGGCCGTGGTGACCTCGACGTCACGTCCGGCGAGCGAGACGCGGATGCGACGGAGGTTCTCCGCACTGGCCGGGGACGCACTGAAGTAGTGATCGCTCGACATCGACTCCGAGCGTAGCGGAGGACCTCCCAGTACGGGAGGCTAGAGTGCACGATGGCCGCACGTCTGTGCGGACCACGGCGAAAGGACCACATGACCGACACGACCACCCCGCAGAGCACCGACGAGACGCCGGTGGACCCGGTGGACCGCGTGCTCGCACACGCCGACGGGCGATCCGGGGTGCGCGTCTTCGGTGCCGCGCAGGCGCTTCAGGACGCATCGACCGTCGCGTACGGCGACGTCGACGGTGAACAGTGGGACCGCGAAGAGCGGGCCGCGCTGCGCCGTGTCGCGGGCCTGTCCACCGAACTCGAAGACGTCACGGAGGTCGAGTACCGGCAGCTCCGGCTGGAGAACGTCGTGTTGGTCGGCGTGTACGCCCAGGGCTCGCAGGACGATGCCGAGAACTCGCTCCGCGAGCTCGCCGCCCTCGCAGAGACGGCCGGCGCCGTCGTCCTCGACGGTGTCCTGCAGCGTCGTCCCCACCCCGACCCCGCGACCTACATCGGCCGTGGCAAGGCTGCCGAGCTGCGCGACCTCGTCGCCGCCGTCGGCGCCGACACGGTCGTGGCCGACACCGAACTGGCCTCCAGCCAGCGGCGCGCCCTCGAGGACGTGGTGAAGGTCAAGGTCATCGATCGCACCACCGTCATCCTCGACATCTTCAGCCAGCACGCGAAGAGCCGTGAGGGCAAGGCGCAGGTCGAACTCGCCCAACTCGAGTATCTTCTTCCGCGCCTGCGCGGATGGGGTGAGTCGATGTCCCGTCAGGCCGGTGGACAGGTCGGCGCGGGAGGTGCGGGAATGGGCTCGCGCGGACCGGGTGAGACGAAGATCGAGCTCGACCGGCGCCGCATCCGTACCCGCATGGCTCAGCTTCGACGTCAGATCCGTGACTTCGCGCCGGCGCGCGAGGCGAAGCGGGCGGAGCGCAAGCGCCACACCATCCCCTCCGTGGCCATCGCGGGATACACGAACGCCGGAAAGTCGAGCCTCTTGAACCGGCTGACCAGCGCCGGAGTCCTGGTGGAGAACGCGTTGTTCGCCACCCTGGATGCCACGGTGCGCCGCGCGCAGGCGACCGACGGTCGTATCTACACGCTCACCGACACCGTCGGCTTCGTCCGCAATCTCCCGCACCAGCTCGTCGAGGCGTTCCGTTCCACGCTGGAAGAGGTCGCCGATGCCGATGTGATCGTCCACGTCGTCGACGGCTCGCACCCGGACCCCGCGGCTCAGCTCGCGACCGTTCGTGACGTGATGGCCGACGTCGGCGCGCGTTCGGTTCGTGAGCTCGTGGTGTTCAACAAGGCCGACCTCGTCGACCCCGACACCCGGCTGGTGCTGCGGGGTCTCGAGCCGGATTCTCTCTTCGTGTCGTCACGGACGGGGGAGGGCGTCGCCGAACTCCGCGCGGCCGTCGAATCCGCGCTGCCGCTGCCTGCCGTGGAGGTGCGTGCCCTCGTGCCCTACGACCGTGGCGACCTCGTCAACGCGGTGCACGAATCGGGTCACATCGTCTCGACCGCTCACGAGGAGGGCGGCACCGCGGTGCACGCCCACGTCGACGCGCGTCTGGCCGCAGAGCTCTCGCCCTACCTCGTCTGATCCTCCGTCGTTCGACCCTCGGTCGTCTCAACGTCGGTCGCCGGAGCTCCGGCATCCCGAGTTCCGGGACGGAGGTCGATCGGCGGCACGTCCGGCGTGGGGAATCCGAACACCGCCCCCAGGAAGGCCAGTTCGGTCTCCAGGGCGTGGACGACCGTCTCCTGGCGCCGGAAGCCGTGGCCTTCACCGTCGTACAGCACGTACGCGCGAGGCACCCCGCGCGCGGCGAGGGCGTCGCGGATGGCTTCGGACTGCGCCGGCGGCACGACGGCATCCTCGGCGCCCTGCAGAATGAGCAGCGGCACGCGGAATCCTTCGGGGCGGCTGAGGGGCGAGCGCTCGACATAGAGCTGCTCCGCCTCGGGCAATGGGCCGATCAGGCCGTCGAGGTAGCGGGCCTCGAAGTCATGCGTGTCGGCGGCCAGGGCGCGCGCATCGCCGACGCCGTACCTCGACACCCCCGCCGCGAAGGCGTCGCTGCCGACGAGGGCGGCAAGCACCGTCCACCCGCCCGCGGAACCGCCCTCGATGGCCAACCGGGCGGGATCGGCTCCACCCTCGGCTGCGAAGCCCGACGCTGCTGCCACGACATCGTCGACATCGACGACCCCCCACTGGCCACGCAGCCGCTCGCGGTACGCGCGCCCGTACCCCGTCGACCCGCCGTAGTTGACGTCCAGGATGCCGATGCCGCGGCTCGTGAAGTAGGCCACCTTCGGCTCGGCCACGTCGCCCACGTGCGCCGTCGGCCCGCCGTGCACCCACACGAGGTAGGGAGGCCGCTCGCCGTCGGGACCGACGACATGAGGATGCGTCGGCCGGTAGTCGACGGCGTGGACGGGGCCGTGGGGGCCGTCGAAGGTGACGCCGCGCCCCTGCGGCAGCCAGGCCGGATCGCCCTCGAAGCCGCCGCCGCGGACGAGTTCGACCGATCCATGGACGGTGTCCACGGCCCACACGCCGCTCACACCCGGCGCGGCGCCTGACAGGAGTACGCGCGGACCATCGACGGCCTCCACGAGTGCACGGCTGCGGACGGGGATGTCCACAGACGTGACGACTCCAGCCCGGTCCACCAGGACGACCTCATCGTGACCGTCGGTGCGCACCGCCAGGGCACCGCCGTCCGGTAGGGGCGCGTACCAGCGCGAACCCAAAACCCACAGTGCTCCGCCGGTGTCGGCATCGGCGGGGGACACGGCCGCGGGAGCGGTCTCGTCCGAGACGCGGAAGATGTTCCATCGTCCCGTCGGGTCGTCGAGGAAGAGTAGATCTCCCTCCGCGGTCCACTCCGGCTGCAGCGCCGCCG
This genomic window from Candidatus Microbacterium phytovorans contains:
- a CDS encoding CinA family protein is translated as MTTRREARAARQAGEVDDVEATLVSHGRPSDAERLVNRLKELGWTLGVAESLTGGAVAASVVSVPGASAVLRGGIVAYATDIKQTVLGVDATLLAAHGPVHPRVARQMAEGARRVLGRGDDAADVGIATTGIAGPVSPDGQPVGTVHLAVSTPLGSRVESLVLTGDRQEIRAEAAALALRLAFDAL
- a CDS encoding regulatory protein RecX produces the protein MLAQHELDPQEIDAIVAAFLGHGYLDDMRLAEQLVHVATDRKAQGRHSVAQTLAARGLGREVIDAVLAELPDDDAERALAFARQKARNLVSLDRDTAMRRLHGQLARRGFAGSLAMSAARQALDEAGGPSSGVRFR
- the recA gene encoding recombinase RecA, whose amino-acid sequence is MPSPADREKALESALAQIDRQFGKGSVMRLGSDERAPVEVIPTGSIALDVALGVGGLPRGRIIEIYGPESSGKTTLTLHAIANVQRAGGIAAFIDAEHALDPDYAQKLGVDIDQLLVSQPDTGEQALEIADMLVRSGAIDLVVIDSVAALVPKAEIEGEMGDSHVGLQARLMSQALRKLTGGLNQTNTTMIFINQLREKIGVFFGSPETTAGGKALKFYASVRLDIRRIETLKDGTDAVGNRTRVKVVKNKMAPPFKQAEFDILYGVGISREGSLIDFGVEHTIVKKSGAWYTYDGEQLGQGKENARNFLIKNVDVAAEIETKIKQKLGIGQPKTAAPAADELAARRPA
- the miaA gene encoding tRNA (adenosine(37)-N6)-dimethylallyltransferase MiaA; translation: MVGATGTGKTELSLRLGEELASRGRPAEIVNADAMQFYRGMDIGTAKLPPAQRRGIPHHLFDVLEVTDEAAVAWYQGQARGAIEAIFSRGSDAILVGGSGLYVSSVVYDFRFPPHDDALRARLEEDLAREGTQALHARLRALDPDTADRVDPRNGRRIVRALEVLAQGEPTHGAALPDTPVLWHPRTTLLGVHLDRAELVARLDRRVEQMWASGLLDEVRHLQGLGLADGPTASRAIGYAQAADQLDGRLTEAEAIAATQSLTRRYARRQVSWFRRYPEIAWYPPDTDPGALADSTA
- the miaB gene encoding tRNA (N6-isopentenyl adenosine(37)-C2)-methylthiotransferase MiaB, with the translated sequence MTSPSSAPTIIESSPASIAADGTARTYEVRTFGCQMNVHDSERLSGSLESAGYVRAEAGSEADVVVINTCAVRDNAAGKLYGTLGHLKSRKDRHEGMQIAVGGCLAQMDKDAVLQKAPWVDVVFGTHNMGSLPGMLERARHNGDAELEILEALEVFPSTLPTKRDAVHSGWVSISVGCNNTCTFCIVPSLRGKEKDRRPGDILSEIKLLVDDGAIEVTLLGQNVNSYGVEFGDRQAFGKLLRAAGEIPGLERIRFTSPHPAAFTDDVIDAMADTPAVMPQLHMPLQSGSDRILKAMRRSYRSERFLGILDRVRARMPHAAITTDIIVGFPGETEEDFQETLRVVEESRFASAFTFQYSIREGTPAATMPDQVPKAVVQDRYERLVALQERISLEENQRQLGRELQVLVSAGEGKKDAETHRLTGRAEDNRLVHFELPAGSAVPRPGDVVTVTVTHAAPFHLLADSTDGGSLRIRRTRAGDAWDRAQAESCGVPASAVDGAPRAVSLGLPALRPAGA
- the hflX gene encoding GTPase HflX translates to MTDTTTPQSTDETPVDPVDRVLAHADGRSGVRVFGAAQALQDASTVAYGDVDGEQWDREERAALRRVAGLSTELEDVTEVEYRQLRLENVVLVGVYAQGSQDDAENSLRELAALAETAGAVVLDGVLQRRPHPDPATYIGRGKAAELRDLVAAVGADTVVADTELASSQRRALEDVVKVKVIDRTTVILDIFSQHAKSREGKAQVELAQLEYLLPRLRGWGESMSRQAGGQVGAGGAGMGSRGPGETKIELDRRRIRTRMAQLRRQIRDFAPAREAKRAERKRHTIPSVAIAGYTNAGKSSLLNRLTSAGVLVENALFATLDATVRRAQATDGRIYTLTDTVGFVRNLPHQLVEAFRSTLEEVADADVIVHVVDGSHPDPAAQLATVRDVMADVGARSVRELVVFNKADLVDPDTRLVLRGLEPDSLFVSSRTGEGVAELRAAVESALPLPAVEVRALVPYDRGDLVNAVHESGHIVSTAHEEGGTAVHAHVDARLAAELSPYLV
- a CDS encoding methyltransferase, with amino-acid sequence MSSDHYFSASPASAENLRRIRVSLAGRDVEVTTAGGVFSPDHVDSGTAVLLANMPPAPPGGHILDLGSGWGPIALTLALEAPHATVWAVDVNERALDLVRRNAAALGLTNINAALPDDVPDDVTFRTIRSNPPIRVGKHELHGLLERWIPRLDERSDAWLVVQRNLGSDSLQRWLAATWEHGYSVSRAATGRGFRVLRVRRHGSPPTAAIPLPDGTETA
- a CDS encoding DUF3046 domain-containing protein, which codes for MRLSEFTRAVTAEFGTQGDALVSDLALSALSYRTASQALTDGVDTREVWLALCAEADVPMARRHGVGRVESRR
- a CDS encoding helix-turn-helix transcriptional regulator, with translation MILVRQEIGDVLRDMRLQKGKTLRQVAGRASVALGYLSEVERGQKEASSEILAAVADALDVPISTIMREVGDRISVLEGLQTFPDVVPDDLASLDEDFAQPELSLR
- the dapF gene encoding diaminopimelate epimerase, which produces MSTALTVPFTKGHGTGNDFVIVPDVDGVLSLSDGQVAALCDRRFGIGGDGILRVVRSRDLPEGAATPDAEWFMDYRNADGSAAEMCGNGIRVFARYLVDSGLVDLPDGATLLVGTRAGTKTLTRSEDGFEVDLGRWRGEADEVTVRARGLDIPRPGQAIDVGNPHVVVALSSADELEGLDLTVQPRLTPEPPAGANIEFVVPADPLVDDGVGAVTMRVFERGVGETLSCGTGVAATALAVRLWAGERAPERWRVDVPGGRLGVRITHHEDGEHVLLSGPAVLVYSGQVTLA
- the pgsA gene encoding CDP-diacylglycerol--glycerol-3-phosphate 3-phosphatidyltransferase, which translates into the protein MTIPRQLPNAITIVRILCAPVFVWMLLADDGADGPLRWGAAALFVVAIATDGIDGYLARRHDIVTDLGKLLDPIADKVLTGAAFVGLSLLGELDWWITILVLVREVGITVHRLVVASDHVVAAAWMGKLKTVAQAVALSLALLPLWTVVGEWIHVVNAVAMTVAVVLTVASGLDYALTEIRGARSTRRKSA
- a CDS encoding GNAT family acetyltransferase, which encodes MTLDIRAFELADTEPVISLWQETGLTRPWNNPHQDIARKLRVQPELFLVAVDGSEIVGSVMAGYDGHRGWLYYLASSPDRRGEGIGRRLVERAEELLIDLGCPKVQLMVRTENVEVHDFYSSLGFEPFEVWTTGKRLIAD